The genomic segment GACAAACAAGCCGCTCTGGCTAACACGACACCCCGCAGAGGCAGAGGAACTTTCACAGGGGCTTATCCAATCAGatgtatttgtctttgtttgaatAGCTCCGATGCTTGGAGTGCAGGGAACAATTCATTCTGGTACCCATCGCTGTTGAAATGTGTTGTGAGCACATGATTCATTAAACAGTGCAGGGTATTCTTTATGTTGGAAGAAATAGACGTAAAAAGCCCAAATAATTGAAAGATAGTGGTCAAGATTTTTGCTCCTTTctcttttcacacatgcagtttTATAAGTTATCTTCCTGAGTGGTAATTAGGTCATCATTATCAGTATGTTTCTCCCAAATAAACCCCCATCAGAGGAGCTACTACCTCTTGACACTTTACTTCCTGTATGTCACTTGGAGGGTGCTGGTAAGAGGGGTGGACGTCTTGGTGTGAAGGGGAGGGCCCTGCTGACGTCAAAACCCCATGTTTAGTCACATAAGCTGTCAAATGTCTTTCAAGAGCGAATCACCGCAGAGATCCAATAAAAAGATAGGTCCCGCGCTGGAAAACAGCTGCAGTTGTCTCCAAAAAAGTATTGGGTATCCAGTAACTGCCCAGCCGAACTACATATTGGACTGACTGCAACCCAAGCGAGCTCGCACTCCAGCTTGGCGTTCGGTGTGGATCAGACGCTCCGGTCCTTTCATtcactttcttttgttttgtttttttaaagcattttttacGCGGACACCCACCGACAATAAGCAGCCATGGATGCCATCAAGAAGAAGATGCAGATGCTCAAGCTCGACAAGGAGAACGCCTTggacagagcagagcaggccGAGTCAGACAAGAAGGCAGCTGAGGACAGGAGCAAACAGGTCGGCATCCCAATGTGAAAGGCGCTCTGGTGCTTTTACGCACCGGTGCCAGTGGCACGGTGCGCCTGGCGCTGCACGGTTCCCGCATGTCCAGCGACTGAGGAATAAAAGTGTATCCCCACAGGATTAAATCAACTCTTGAAAAGCACAACATCTGTGCTTTCGTGTTATTTGACTTCATATTTGGGCTGCGTGACGTTGGAAACAATAGGGAGCACTTTACATTTACTGGATTGCTTAAGATTTAGCTGTAATGGCTAACAATAGGCATTTTCTTAAAAGCCTAGAATAGATTTATTTCTTAACAGTTGATATACAATCagtcatttatcattttcacACTTTGGAGATTATTTACAGACACTATGAGGTGTGCATGCTGAGGAGTGTGAGAGTAATCATATCTGTCTTCTGCATGTTGGTAAGTGTCATCTTGTCTCACTGTGTCCCAGCTTGAAGATGACCTGGTGACACTGCAGAAGAAGCTGAAGGGAACTGAGGATGAGTTGGACAAATACTCTGAAGCCCTGAAGGATGCCCAGGAGAAACTGGAGCTGGCTGAGAAGAAAGCCGCAGATGTGAGTTTGGGCTGATGGCACCACTGACTAGTGGAGAAGCCCCCAGTGGCGCAGCCCCTTGCCTAACAGTTTGACCTTGAACCACCCCTTCAGGTCCCCTCAGGAAACTAAGATTACCAGCCCCCATACAGATTTACTGTAATGATTATAATGCTGTCATCAATTATAAAAGGCTTGTGGGCTGTATAGGATGAAAACATGGATAGTTAAATTTAGCTCTTGTGCTGTATATGGTCAGGTCACAGCTCAGAGGCTTACCAGTGCATTCCGCAGCCATTTGAACAAATCTGATGGCCAGTGTAAGGTTTCAGTCGGGCGTTTTACAAGCACATTTTGGCGTGTAAAATCCTTGACAGATTTGTGGTTGTTCTGGTTTCAGTTGGCAATTCTGTCCAGCCCTGATGAAATTACCAGTTTATTGGCTGAGTTTAATGTTACACCAATTACGGCTAATTGATGACCTGACAATCAGCCGCACAACAACACATGAGGCATATAAGAGACACATAACGTGGCATAAGACAAACTTTACTGACTCCTCCCATTTGAAATTATTAATTTATATGGCCTctgtatggctttattgataggacagcttcagagatgacaggaaacagggtgagagagatgggggggcTGATATGCAGCAAAGGGGCCCAGGCTGGGACTCGAACCCAgggaggacaaagcctctgtacatgagaCAGTTCACATTCACTTGATTTGGGAAACTAaagtcacacaaacattctgaGCGATTGCTACAAGATACAcgacaacatttttaaaagtagaCGTACtcacacaaaaataaagtaGAAGAGTTGCTGAATCACATGAAATCACAAGAAAATCAGGACGTCATGAGGttgcatgaaaaaacaaaaaagcaaaaaacaaaaacaacgaaAAAGGGACTGCAATAAGACGATGGTCTGGTCTCAAGAATCAGTGTTGGAAGCAGGAAGTAAAGTTATTGCACTTGAAGCAGGAAAAGCAATGTGTGAAGTCTAATTAGTGCAGACaagaagacaacaacaacaacaacaataataataatataacaatgatgataataatgataacaataattataatgattatgataataGTTTGTGCTGTGTTCATTAATTATACAAttaactctgtgtacacaagtGTAACTTTGCACTTGACGTCTCGGTGACACATGAAATCACAAGAAATATCAAGACGTCATGAGGttgcatgaaaaaacaaaaaagcaaaaaacaaaaacaacgaaAAAGGGACTGCAATAAGACGATGGTCTGGTCTCAAGAATCAGTGTTGGAAGCAGGAAGTAAAGTTATTGCACTTGAAGCAGGAAAAGCAATGTGTGAAGTCTAATTAGTGCAGACaagaagacaacaacaacaacaacaataataataatataacaatgatgataataatgataacaataattataatgattatgataataGTTTGTGCTGTGTTCATTAATTATACAAttaactctgtgtacacaagtGTAACTTTGCACTTGACGTCTCGGTGACACATGAAATCACAAGAAATATCAAGACGTCATGAGGttgcatgaaaaaacaaaaaagcaaaaaacaaaaacaacgaaAAAGGGACTGCAATAAGACGATGGTCTGGTCTCAAGAATCAGTGTTGGAAGCAGGAAGTAAAGTTATTGCACTTGAGGCAGGAAAAGCAATGTGTGAAGTCTAATTAGTGCAGACAAGAggacaataacaacaacaacaacaacaacaacagcaaaacaacaacaataatgataataatataataataatgataataatgataacaataattatgatgattatgataataGTTTGTGCTGTGTTCATTAATTATACAATTAACTATGTGTACACAAGTGTAACTTTGCACTTGACGTCGCGGTGACTCCTGATGACCAATGACTGTCCAGTACCCGGAGCTGTGATTTTATAGGGTCAGCTCAATTTACCTGTAGGGGATGCCCACGAAACAGCTCGTGAATTAAACAGTCGTCTAACTCACAAAAAGTAGAAGAAATGGCACGTAGTCAATTCGCAACCGCACTGAAAATCGGCACAACTGCgatattttctcatttaaatGGCAAAATCGATTCATTTACGTGTAAAATCAGGTACTTCCGGGGTTGGTGGCACATCCCAATCCTCATCAGCCGTTGATTAAGGTGGGGGCAGGGATCAAACGCGCCGCATCTccaagtgtatgtgtgtctgaggCAGCCCGCACACAGCCGAGAGGGGGAACAACATAACTAGCTTAgctgagagacacacacacacaagaaagaTAGCAAAAATGGCCGGTGGAAGCTCTCTGGAAGCTGTGAAGAAGAAAATCAAGTCGCTGCAGGAGCAGGCCGATGTGGCGGAGGACCGGGCAGCGTTATTACAGCGGGAGCTGAACCAGGAGAAGAGCTCGAGGGAAGCAGTAAGCCGCCGCTAATTATTTAAGGCAATTAGCCCTCAGACTTGACTGTCGACGGCATTAGGCGTGATTCtgggttttaaaacaaaaaaaaacgtggcTTGCTAGGCCCCGGACAGCGACGGGTTATCGTCCAAAACAGCCAGGTATCGGGTAGACATGTTTGTAAAATTAGTCCAGTGCGGGATGAGAGTGAGTCAAAACGATGGGGTGGATGAAGGGACACCACCCCGGCGGCAGGtccagaataaacaaacagccCTGTAACAAGTAGGCTaacaatgcagcagcagcaccacaggTCCTCAGATAAAACCCTGTGTTAAACTCCCGCAGGCCACTAGCTACTTTGAGCTCATCTCATCCCATCAAAACACTTAATTGTATCCGTGTTATGTAGCTAATTTGTTTATGGGACAGGATGAGGATGCAGGTTGGactagggggaaaaaaaaaagggtaggGAACGTGGATACATTAGACTAGCATTATCCTAAATCCATCAATGCTGACATTTCTTGAGtttaaaattaaatgtgttaaaagagagaagaaaagcagtCATCCATCACTGCTAGATATATTATTTGCACAGGCTGAGTAGATAATGTGCACAGTAGAGCCTCCATCTCTCCCCCATGGGCGTGTTCCTGACCCAGCCCAAGCTCCTCAGAGAGtctgcaggagcagcttggGATGCTGTGGCCCTGCAGAGCCCAGCTGAAGCAACTGTATACGTGGTTTTCAGGCTGTATGACTGAACTTGATTTGACTCTGTGGGATTGTGTTGTTGCGGTCTTCCTAGGCTGAGGGCGATGTAGCTTCCCTGAACAGACGCATCCAGCTGGTTGAGGAGGAGTTGGACCGTGCTCAGGAGCGTCTGGCCACAGCTCTGACCAAGCTGGAGGAGGCCGAGAAGGCTGCAGATGAGAGCGAGAGGTGGGTAATACGCAGACCCTGACACAATCCACTTAGAAACCCTGCTGTTAGTCCTTGGTATTATTCAGAAGAATTGTCACAGTTGCACTCTCTGAATCCCACACATGTTGTGAAGTTTTAGGCTACCTATCACTTAATATAATTTGTAATGGTGAAATGAATTCTTCTTTTGAAAAAGAGTGTCCTGTCAGGATTAGGACAGGGAGTTTTTAgatttggaagaaaatccagtCCAGAGTCGCTGATGCAAACTTTTTAGTGCACAGTGATCAATCTTGCACTGGAGGCTTTTAAGACAAATTGGAAAACAAGTTTGATGACTCTGGTCAAAGATTGCGCATGATGTTCGCCTGCTGAGAGAACCATTCCTTACATTTTGCTCACTGTTGCCACTGGTGGCTGGAAGTCATATTGCACTGATGCTCACAGGTGATAATTGAATTGAAACACAGGGATAGATGTAGCAAATTTTTTTGCTCACATTTTGCATAATAACAAAGCCAAATCATTGAGTTTACACCATCTTTAGCTTTAATGCAGTATAACCCAGAGCTAGAAATGGAAGcagaacatttcttttaagATGTGTGAAAAGGTGCAGGGACTGAAAATATGGATAACAAGTCACACTCCTCATATCATTGCTCTATTTGGTGTTATTCGTATGTGTCCAGACCATTGTGTCTTTAAAGTATCCAGACATGTTGTCCAGATAGTAATCCAGTGTTGGTGGAAGTATATGTAGACCTCAGTAGGAACtggggctgggcgattaatctaattttgatcgcgatttcgattttggcttctcacgatcatgaaaacactgtaatagaagaaaaacgattaacgtGCCGCCGCGCGccgtgtatgcaaattactgcgctgtaaaagcacagtgaacgcacctgtgtcgcctgcagctgaagcagtgagtgtgtggatcaattgtggaacgagAGATTgagaacatggcagaaaagcagcctgagcctttagttgaaaagaaaggtaggacaacttcggtcatttggagacattttggcttcaaatcgtcaGGCGTGGAGCAGAAGGtgattgtttgcaaagtctgtcacaactacgtgtctgcaccccagggcaacacgacaaatgtatttaaccataaagtggtctatgacaaagtattgaaggagccaaagacccaaaaaagtgcaagagcgtcaacttcagctacagccaccgcaacacagtccttcattgacgacactctttacaatgccgctccatatcccaccggctcccggcgacagcgagagataacggaggctgtgacattcatgctagctgaggacatgtgccctatcagtacagttagcaacccaggcttcaagacactggtcaagattttggacaagcggtacgtgttgccatcacacaaacatacaaatattattatcatttacttttttacttgttactaatctatctggttgtttttctaaaagttatttttaaagttgagttttggtggctcaataaatcctttttttggaaatcagtgaataatcgtgtttattaatcgtgatttcaatatcaatcaaaataatcgtgtttattatttttagcataatcgcccagACCTAGTAGGAACCATGTGCTCTGTGTTAACATTCCTTCAGTTTCCCGGGCCCCTTATATACTTCTGGTCTCTTATCAAAACATTTTGGTACTTGTGATGTAAACACCATGCTGTTTTCTGTCCCTCAGAGGCATGAAGGTCATTGAGAACAGGGCAATGAAAGACGAGGAGAAGATGGAGCTGCAGGAGATCCAGCTGAAGGAGGCCAAACACATCGCTGAGGAGGCTGACCGCAAATACGAGGAGGCACGTTTTTCTCAGCTGTTCACACCATTCTTGAACTATGAGCGTAGCATTTCCTTCATTCTTGAACCCTAATGTACTAGCTGGCGTCAACGGTGGCTTCCTATCAGATGCTTATTATTGCCACAAAGTCTTAAATAACTATTGTAATTACAGtagatatatttttatttttaggatGTTATACCACTGTGGTACTAAACTTTAGTATGTGACTTCAGGTGGCCCGTAAACTGGTGATCATTGAGAGTGACCTGGAACGTACAGAGGAGCGTGCCGAGCTGTCTGAGAGGTAACAACTTCCTTCCCTTTGCCCTCCAATCCCTGACTTAATATAACATTTCAGACTAATTcttatgtatttttcatttttcttgtctGTGGCCTCTCCCTGCTTGTGCAACCCAACCCATAAATCAATAGCAAATGCTCTGAGCTTGAGGAGGAGCTGAAAACCGTACAGAACAACCTGAAGTCTCTGGAGGCCCAGGCAGAGAAGGTAAGCATCAGTGACCAAGAACTTAATGACAGAAAATCAAGTTAAACAGTtaaatctgtttaaaaaaacacttgtatATTGACTAACTTTGTCCTTTGTGTGCGACCACAGTACTCACAGAAGGAGGACAAGTACGAGGAGGAGATCAAGGTTCTTACAGACAAGCTGAAGGAGGTGAGTTAACTACAGTTGGCGTAAACTGACACTAGtgagtcatttaaaaaatagttttaacCATCCTGTGTTTTTGATTATATGGCATTTTATAGAGTTTGATGCGTTAGCTATTTAAATTAAGAATGCTGATTATACATTATGTGTCTTTATTACAGCACCTAAGTGCTTTAAATGTCTTGTAGGGTTGTGGTTAGTAATGCAAACCTCTTAGTGTGAATATCTAATGTCTGACTGTGTTCCTCCCCTCAGGCTGAGACCCGTGCTGAGTTCGCTGAGAGATCCGTCGCCAAGCTTGAGAAGACCATTGATGACCTTGAGGGTATGAATCTTTTCCACTTGATTTTTCACATTGATGTTTTTACTAAATGTTGGAGTGTTTTATTACAGTGCAGTTTTGCAGTTGATACTCAATAAGTCAGTAAAAAAAAGGTAACCTCGTTAGGCCTAATGGACTCATCAGAGAGTCATCGCATTTTTCATCAAATAAACACCAGTTATCCGGTGATTTCTCAAAGGGACACTcataaaagagacaaaaagcgCCTCTTTTATAAACGATGGTGCAGTGTGAGGTTATTCATCTGGTCAGCAGGGTGTTAAACAGTCCTCAGGACAAATATCTGCACCGTCAGTGGCGCaccagggagagaaaaaaaacaaagcggtGATCCACAGAGGCTGGCGTGATATTATTCATGCTGGCAACAACATTTCTCATCTCACCACAATGCTGTTTGGCATTCTGGTGTTGTGACTGTTCAAGGCCAGCTTGGTCCCAAGCAGTCGTCCCAGGGTCACGGAACATGTGAGGCAGTTTCTCTGTGACTCCTCAGGAATCTGACACAACATCACCAGCTGTTCCATGAGCACTTCCTATTTCTGTCTTGCCTCTTTTTCACTTTCTCTATTTGCGTTCAGACTTCTGTTCTCTCACactcattatttttctgttgtcttcttatttttgttacaaACCCTTCACTGCCACCCTCATAATAATTACCACGCAATAGATGAGCTGTATGCCCAGAAACTGAAGTACAAGGCCATCAGCGAGGAGCTGGACCACGCCCTCAACGACATGACTTCCATGTAATTCACCATATGCTTGTTTCTGTTCTTTGGCTTAGATTTCAACCCCCCCCTAACCACCAACCAATACACAACAGCTCCCTCTTGTGGCATGTTTGAGTGCAGTGATTTTTATTCTGCTATATTATAGATGGGGCCGGATTCTTCTAAGATCCTCCTTCACTGCTTGTCTAACATTGATTTGTGTTGAACTAAATGGATGTTTCTGACTAGTTTCTCAGGCTAGATCCCCCAAACATCTAAAATTGGTAACTACTAACAGCCTTAAGCAGTAGTGTTAGTTTCCCTTTGTTTCTTCCAACACAGCCACCTTTCTTCATAAGcttcattttcagtttctcgTTCAGTTCTGcatcctttttcctctctttttgcTTCTGCATGTGATTTATATTCCATTCCTCCTCTTTTATATCTCCCTCCAACACtttttgttctccttttttttcacagctaAATCTTTACACCCCTCACCTCAGAAGCTGGTTGAAAAACATCATCATCTTTCTCCTGTGCAGCTCAGCCcatctttctgtctcctctgtttctgtatttctttacCTGTGCACATTGGGCCGTCACTGCTGCCATCCATCTGTTCATCTCTCGCACAGACCTCTTGAGCCGTATTACTTCctgtaaaataaacattattccATCTATGCCAGCCCTTTCCCCTTTTCTCCTGCCATGTTTCTTCATTTCCATTTgtcccgtttttgttttttttgattgttgtctgttatgtgttttaatttgttttgtcgAGTAGCTTTTGAATAAACTCTAAAGCTCCTCTCACTTTCACTGTTCCCTTTTCTGTTTGAGAGGACCGTTACTTTGTATAATGGCACTATTGGTGTGTTGAATAATACTATTCACTTTCAACAAACTGTTGTCAACATAGGAATCAACAGTTTTCCTCTCAGTTTACCTGTTGTATTAGAAACATTCAGTTAAATCCCAGCTACCATGCTTGGATTGATACTTTATACGGCCatttgtgctgctttttttctgCACCTTATTTGATCAGGTGTTAAGCTAGAGATTACATATTTCTTTCTATGATGTGTTGAGTACACTTAAGTGGCCAAAAGGATCAACTGCTGCTTAAACAtggattttacatttaaatactgcCTCAAGCGTCTTAACAATGATCTCTAGCAACTAAATCCTTTAAGTGAGAAAGTTAAATCATAAGACATTCAGACCTCTTAGGAATGTATTTGCTTTGATATGACAGTTACCAGCCTCAGTCCCTGCGCCAAAGATCGCTGACTCTGAATGTGGATCATTCATTGGTCACTTATGTGTAGGCTTCTTCCAGACTATCTTTAGTATCTCAGTAAGTATAAAGTCAACAAAAGGGATGGTGAGTAATTTACACCCAATTAGTGACAGCTTGGGAGACCATTTGGAAATATGAATGACAAATGGAGTGAGTTATTGGTTCATGAGGAGGCCAGCTCCAATGCAAACTGTTTTGTGATTAGCCTCGAAGTAGCACTAACTCTTTGTCTGTTGTACTAACCTGCCTTCTGTGTCTTTCCCTTCTCTCTTACCTGCTTTCTGACTGTCAAGACCATCTATACAAGCAGCTTGAGAAAAACCGTCTTCTGAACAATGAACTGAGAGTAGCTTTAAACGAGGCTTAACCCCGGACCGGCCTCTCGTATGCTTTCATTCTTCTGAAACTCAAATGTCCAGGCATATTGTCTAATGCTGTGGTATATAAAGAGTATAAGACAACCGTGTCCAtgacacaaaaaaactaaaccaaGTTATGCTTTCAACAAACGGGATACAAACGTACG from the Sparus aurata chromosome 4, fSpaAur1.1, whole genome shotgun sequence genome contains:
- the tpma gene encoding tropomyosin alpha-1 chain isoform X1, with translation MDAIKKKMQMLKLDKENALDRAEQAESDKKAAEDRSKQLEDDLVTLQKKLKGTEDELDKYSEALKDAQEKLELAEKKAADAEGDVASLNRRIQLVEEELDRAQERLATALTKLEEAEKAADESERGMKVIENRAMKDEEKMELQEIQLKEAKHIAEEADRKYEEVARKLVIIESDLERTEERAELSESKCSELEEELKTVQNNLKSLEAQAEKYSQKEDKYEEEIKVLTDKLKEAETRAEFAERSVAKLEKTIDDLEDELYAQKLKYKAISEELDHALNDMTSI
- the tpma gene encoding tropomyosin alpha-1 chain isoform X5, encoding MAGGSSLEAVKKKIKSLQEQADVAEDRAALLQRELNQEKSSREAAEGDVASLNRRIQLVEEELDRAQERLATALTKLEEAEKAADESERGMKVIENRAMKDEEKMELQEIQLKEAKHIAEEADRKYEEVARKLVIIESDLERTEERAELSESKCSELEEELKTVQNNLKSLEAQAEKYSQKEDKYEEEIKVLTDKLKEAETRAEFAERSVAKLEKTIDDLEDELYAQKLKYKAISEELDHALNDMTSI
- the tpma gene encoding tropomyosin alpha-1 chain isoform X8, producing MDAIKKKMQMLKLDKENALDRAEQAESDKKAAEDRSKQLEDDLVTLQKKLKGTEDELDKYSEALKDAQEKLELAEKKAADAEGDVASLNRRIQLVEEELDRAQERLATALTKLEEAEKAADESERGMKVIENRAMKDEEKMELQEIQLKEAKHIAEEADRKYEEVARKLVIIESDLERTEERAELSESKCSELEEELKTVQNNLKSLEAQAEKYSQKEDKYEEEIKVLTDKLKEAETRAEFAERSVAKLEKTIDDLEAKSLHPSPQKLVEKHHHLSPVQLSPSFCLLCFCISLPVHIGPSLLPSICSSLAQTS
- the tpma gene encoding tropomyosin alpha-1 chain isoform X2; translated protein: MDAIKKKMQMLKLDKENALDRAEQAESDKKAAEDRSKQLEDDLVTLQKKLKGTEDELDKYSEALKDAQEKLELAEKKAADAEGDVASLNRRIQLVEEELDRAQERLATALTKLEEAEKAADESERGMKVIENRAMKDEEKMELQEIQLKEAKHIAEEADRKYEEVARKLVIIESDLERTEERAELSESKCSELEEELKTVQNNLKSLEAQAEKYSQKEDKYEEEIKVLTDKLKEAETRAEFAERSVAKLEKTIDDLEDELYAQKLKYKAISEELDHALNDMTSI
- the tpma gene encoding tropomyosin alpha-1 chain isoform X9, which encodes MAGGSSLEAVKKKIKSLQEQADVAEDRAALLQRELNQEKSSREAAEGDVASLNRRIQLVEEELDRAQERLATALTKLEEAEKAADESERGMKVIENRAMKDEEKMELQEIQLKEAKHIAEEADRKYEEVARKLVIIESDLERTEERAELSESKCSELEEELKTVQNNLKSLEAQAEKYSQKEDKYEEEIKVLTDKLKEAETRAEFAERSVAKLEKTIDDLEAKSLHPSPQKLVEKHHHLSPVQLSPSFCLLCFCISLPVHIGPSLLPSICSSLAQTS
- the tpma gene encoding tropomyosin alpha-1 chain isoform X4; this encodes MDAIKKKMQMLKLDKENALDRAEQAESDKKAAEDRSKQLEDDLVTLQKKLKGTEDELDKYSEALKDAQEKLELAEKKAADAEGDVASLNRRIQLVEEELDRAQERLATALTKLEEAEKAADESERGMKVIENRAMKDEEKMELQEIQLKEAKHIAEEADRKYEEVARKLVIIESDLERTEERAELSESKCSELEEELKTVQNNLKSLEAQAEKYSQKEDKYEEEIKVLTDKLKEAETRAEFAERSVAKLEKTIDDLEDHLYKQLEKNRLLNNELRVALNEA
- the tpma gene encoding tropomyosin alpha-1 chain isoform X7, with the protein product MAGGSSLEAVKKKIKSLQEQADVAEDRAALLQRELNQEKSSREAAEGDVASLNRRIQLVEEELDRAQERLATALTKLEEAEKAADESERGMKVIENRAMKDEEKMELQEIQLKEAKHIAEEADRKYEEVARKLVIIESDLERTEERAELSESKCSELEEELKTVQNNLKSLEAQAEKYSQKEDKYEEEIKVLTDKLKEAETRAEFAERSVAKLEKTIDDLEDHLYKQLEKNRLLNNELRVALNEA
- the tpma gene encoding tropomyosin alpha-1 chain isoform X6, with the protein product MAGGSSLEAVKKKIKSLQEQADVAEDRAALLQRELNQEKSSREAAEGDVASLNRRIQLVEEELDRAQERLATALTKLEEAEKAADESERGMKVIENRAMKDEEKMELQEIQLKEAKHIAEEADRKYEEVARKLVIIESDLERTEERAELSESKCSELEEELKTVQNNLKSLEAQAEKYSQKEDKYEEEIKVLTDKLKEAETRAEFAERSVAKLEKTIDDLEDKLTRAKEEGLSVKQMLDQTLMEMVNL
- the tpma gene encoding tropomyosin alpha-1 chain isoform X3; amino-acid sequence: MDAIKKKMQMLKLDKENALDRAEQAESDKKAAEDRSKQLEDDLVTLQKKLKGTEDELDKYSEALKDAQEKLELAEKKAADAEGDVASLNRRIQLVEEELDRAQERLATALTKLEEAEKAADESERGMKVIENRAMKDEEKMELQEIQLKEAKHIAEEADRKYEEVARKLVIIESDLERTEERAELSESKCSELEEELKTVQNNLKSLEAQAEKYSQKEDKYEEEIKVLTDKLKEAETRAEFAERSVAKLEKTIDDLEDKLTRAKEEGLSVKQMLDQTLMEMVNL